A part of Salipiger abyssi genomic DNA contains:
- a CDS encoding CaiB/BaiF CoA transferase family protein, whose translation MSGIRVLDFSTLLPGPMATLILAEAGAEVIKVERPGRGEEMRSYVPKWGGSDSSNFHLLNRGKKSIALDLKDPTERARLVPLIESADIVMEQFRPGVMARLGLSYDDMKAINPDIIYCSITGYGQTGPKAMSAGHDLNYQGDAGMAALSLGTPEVPVMPPALTADIAGGTYPALVNILMALWRREKTGMGAQIDIAMAENLFPFLYWAQGEGQVTSDWPGNGDALVTGGTPRYRLYPTADDRFAAIAPIEQKFWESFCEAIGLDPALRDDSKDPEATTAGVAAILRSQSAAHWAPIFEAADCCCSIVRTLEEAMADPHFRERGVFAARIASAAGEEMPALPVPVIPGFREGGDAPRSAPALGADTDSCLGAAPEGKD comes from the coding sequence TTGAGCGGTATCCGTGTGCTGGATTTCTCGACCCTGCTGCCGGGGCCGATGGCGACCCTTATCCTGGCGGAAGCCGGGGCCGAGGTGATCAAGGTCGAGCGCCCGGGGCGCGGCGAGGAGATGCGCAGCTATGTGCCGAAATGGGGCGGCAGCGACAGCTCCAACTTTCACCTGCTGAACCGGGGCAAGAAGAGCATCGCGCTGGATCTCAAGGATCCGACGGAGCGCGCCCGGCTGGTGCCGCTCATCGAGAGCGCCGATATCGTGATGGAGCAGTTCCGGCCGGGCGTCATGGCGCGGCTGGGCCTGTCCTATGACGATATGAAAGCGATCAACCCCGATATCATCTATTGCTCGATCACCGGGTATGGCCAGACCGGGCCGAAGGCTATGAGCGCCGGGCACGACCTGAACTATCAGGGCGACGCGGGCATGGCGGCGCTGAGCCTCGGCACCCCCGAGGTGCCGGTGATGCCGCCCGCGCTCACCGCCGATATTGCCGGCGGCACCTATCCTGCGCTGGTCAATATCCTCATGGCGCTCTGGCGCCGGGAAAAGACCGGGATGGGCGCGCAGATCGACATCGCCATGGCGGAAAACCTCTTTCCCTTCCTCTACTGGGCGCAGGGCGAGGGGCAGGTCACCAGCGACTGGCCGGGCAATGGCGACGCGCTGGTGACCGGCGGCACGCCGCGCTACCGGCTCTACCCCACCGCCGACGACCGCTTTGCCGCCATCGCGCCCATCGAACAGAAGTTCTGGGAGTCGTTCTGCGAGGCCATCGGGCTCGATCCCGCGCTGCGCGACGACAGCAAGGATCCCGAGGCCACCACCGCGGGCGTTGCCGCCATTCTGCGCAGCCAGAGTGCGGCACATTGGGCGCCGATCTTCGAGGCCGCCGATTGCTGCTGTTCCATCGTCCGGACGCTGGAGGAGGCCATGGCAGACCCGCATTTCCGCGAACGCGGCGTCTTTGCCGCCAGGATCGCCAGTGCGGCGGGCGAGGAAATGCCCGCCCTGCCGGTGCCGGTGATCCCGGGGTTCCGCGAGGGCGGCGATGCGCCCCGCAGCGCGCCCGCTTTGGGCGCCGACACAGATAGCTGCCTCGGCGCCGCGCCCGAGGGAAAGGACTGA
- a CDS encoding NADPH:quinone oxidoreductase family protein, giving the protein MKAVIVREFTPFDQAQYGDLPDPEPGEGEVVVDIEAAEANFPDILYIEGKYQKKPPFPFSPGLAGAGIVSKLGAGVTGLSVGQRVMVLPSYGTYAEKLALPAGYCFPMPDDLPFDVAASFGLVYQTAYFALTDRAAMTPGDTVLVLGATGGVGMAAVQLARALGAGTVIAATRGEKGAALAREFGADAVVDTGMENLRDGMRDAVKEATGGHGADVVIDPVGGDASAAALRAMAWCGRLIVVGFASGQIPQFGGNYLLVKNITVGGVQWTDYRARQLDRVQEAQAHIFRLWSEGKLAPRIADRLPLAQFAVALAGLQAAKVSGKIILTTKDRGE; this is encoded by the coding sequence ATGAAAGCCGTCATCGTTCGCGAGTTCACCCCCTTCGATCAGGCGCAATATGGCGATCTGCCCGACCCGGAACCGGGCGAGGGCGAGGTTGTCGTCGATATCGAAGCGGCGGAGGCGAATTTTCCGGATATCCTCTATATTGAGGGCAAGTATCAGAAAAAGCCGCCCTTTCCCTTCTCGCCCGGCCTTGCCGGCGCGGGCATTGTCTCGAAACTCGGGGCCGGGGTGACGGGGCTCAGCGTCGGGCAGCGCGTCATGGTGCTGCCGAGCTACGGCACCTATGCCGAAAAGCTGGCGCTGCCGGCGGGCTACTGTTTTCCGATGCCCGACGATCTGCCCTTCGACGTGGCGGCGAGCTTCGGTCTCGTCTACCAGACCGCGTATTTTGCGCTGACCGACCGCGCGGCGATGACCCCCGGCGACACTGTGCTGGTGCTGGGCGCCACCGGCGGTGTCGGCATGGCGGCGGTGCAGCTTGCCAGGGCGCTTGGCGCGGGCACGGTGATCGCGGCGACGCGGGGCGAAAAGGGCGCCGCGCTGGCGCGGGAATTCGGCGCCGACGCGGTGGTCGATACCGGCATGGAGAATCTGCGCGACGGCATGCGCGACGCGGTGAAAGAGGCCACTGGCGGGCACGGGGCCGATGTGGTCATCGACCCGGTGGGGGGCGACGCCTCGGCGGCGGCGCTGCGCGCCATGGCCTGGTGCGGGCGGCTGATCGTGGTGGGCTTTGCCTCCGGCCAGATCCCGCAATTCGGCGGCAATTACCTGCTGGTCAAGAACATAACCGTCGGCGGCGTGCAATGGACCGACTACCGCGCCCGCCAGCTCGACCGGGTGCAGGAGGCGCAGGCGCATATTTTCAGGCTCTGGTCCGAGGGCAAGCTCGCGCCGCGCATCGCCGACCGCCTGCCACTGGCGCAATTCGCCGTGGCGCTGGCCGGGCTTCAGGCGGCGAAGGTCTCGGGTAAGATCATTCTGACAACAAAAGACCGGGGGGAGTGA
- a CDS encoding 3-hydroxyacyl-CoA dehydrogenase NAD-binding domain-containing protein, with protein MAGIDTARSVGVIGAGTMGAGIAQLAAAAGHPVLLYDAVEGAAEKGRARIAKGLEKLVARGKMSEADVTALVGRIEVAPSLDAFADAALAVEAIVEKLEVKRELFAQLEGIMGEDAILGTNTSSISVTSIGRDLKRPGRLVGMHFFNPAPVMKLVEVISGVSTDPAVAQTVFDTAEAWGKIPVHAKSTPGFIVNRVARPYYAEALRLYEEQVADPATLDALLTEGGGFRMGPFTLMDLIGHDVNYAVSTSVFEAYYQEPRFRPSIAQLELVNAGRLGRKTGRGFYDYSEGAEAPQPAAPAPAGRADGFDGLALSGNEEAGGTAIRLTDGRTARQLAKELGQPVIVYDLGADGKRLGFAASPEVGEDVLKRFAATLAMRNLTGMRLPDWPGLVVMRTVAMLANEGFEARLQGVADEEGIDKAMRFGVNYPKGPIGWAREIGLGRVLSVLDAIHELTGDPRYRASMALRMEAD; from the coding sequence ATGGCAGGGATCGACACAGCGCGCAGCGTCGGCGTGATCGGCGCGGGTACGATGGGTGCGGGGATCGCGCAACTGGCGGCAGCGGCGGGGCATCCGGTGCTGCTCTATGACGCCGTCGAGGGCGCGGCGGAAAAGGGCCGGGCGCGCATCGCCAAGGGGCTGGAAAAGCTGGTCGCGCGCGGCAAGATGAGTGAGGCGGATGTGACCGCGCTGGTGGGCCGGATCGAGGTCGCGCCCTCGCTCGACGCCTTCGCCGATGCCGCGCTGGCGGTCGAGGCCATCGTGGAAAAGCTGGAGGTCAAGCGCGAGCTCTTCGCCCAGCTTGAGGGGATCATGGGCGAGGATGCGATCCTCGGCACCAACACCTCGTCGATCTCGGTCACCTCCATCGGGCGCGACCTGAAACGGCCCGGCCGGCTTGTGGGGATGCATTTCTTCAACCCCGCCCCGGTCATGAAGCTGGTCGAGGTGATTTCCGGCGTCTCTACCGACCCTGCCGTGGCGCAGACCGTCTTTGACACCGCAGAGGCCTGGGGCAAGATCCCGGTGCATGCAAAATCCACTCCCGGTTTCATCGTCAACCGCGTCGCCCGGCCCTATTACGCCGAGGCGCTGCGGCTTTACGAGGAGCAGGTGGCCGATCCGGCGACGCTGGATGCGCTGCTGACCGAGGGCGGCGGCTTCCGCATGGGGCCCTTCACGCTGATGGATCTGATCGGGCATGACGTGAACTATGCGGTCAGCACCTCGGTCTTCGAGGCCTATTATCAGGAACCGCGTTTTCGCCCCTCCATCGCGCAGCTAGAGCTGGTGAATGCCGGGCGGCTGGGGCGCAAGACCGGGCGCGGCTTTTACGACTATTCCGAAGGCGCCGAGGCGCCGCAGCCCGCCGCGCCCGCACCGGCGGGCCGGGCCGACGGGTTCGACGGGCTGGCGCTCAGCGGCAATGAAGAGGCCGGCGGCACCGCGATCCGGCTGACCGACGGGCGCACAGCCAGGCAGCTCGCGAAAGAGCTGGGACAGCCGGTGATCGTCTATGACCTCGGCGCCGACGGCAAACGGCTGGGCTTTGCCGCCTCGCCGGAGGTGGGCGAGGATGTGCTGAAACGCTTTGCCGCGACGCTGGCGATGCGCAACCTCACCGGCATGCGACTGCCGGACTGGCCGGGGCTGGTGGTGATGCGCACCGTGGCGATGCTGGCCAATGAAGGTTTCGAGGCGAGGCTTCAGGGCGTCGCCGACGAGGAGGGGATCGACAAGGCCATGCGCTTTGGCGTGAACTATCCCAAAGGCCCCATCGGCTGGGCGCGGGAGATCGGCCTTGGCCGGGTGCTCTCGGTGCTCGACGCCATTCACGAACTGACCGGCGATCCGCGCTATCGCGCCTCGATGGCGCTGCGCATGGAAGCCGACTGA
- a CDS encoding (R)-mandelonitrile lyase → MKINRAASGPSSWAPAESFTGTVRRDPLIGSEAPGRVGTGLVTFEPGARTAWHTHPAGQILIVTAGRGWVQSKGQPRQEVAPGDSIWFPAGEKHWHGATETTAMTHIAVTEYIDGSAVDWMEHVTDEDYLAG, encoded by the coding sequence ATGAAGATCAACCGCGCCGCCTCCGGCCCGTCCTCCTGGGCGCCCGCCGAGAGTTTCACCGGCACCGTCCGCCGCGACCCGCTGATCGGGTCCGAGGCGCCGGGCCGTGTCGGCACCGGGCTCGTCACCTTCGAGCCGGGTGCGCGCACCGCCTGGCACACCCATCCGGCGGGGCAGATCCTGATTGTCACCGCCGGGCGCGGCTGGGTGCAGAGCAAGGGCCAGCCGAGGCAGGAGGTCGCGCCGGGGGATTCGATCTGGTTCCCGGCGGGCGAAAAGCACTGGCACGGCGCCACCGAGACCACCGCCATGACCCATATCGCCGTCACCGAGTATATCGACGGCTCGGCGGTCGACTGGATGGAGCATGTCACCGACGAGGACTATCTCGCGGGCTGA
- a CDS encoding carboxymuconolactone decarboxylase family protein encodes MPFLKSLPENAGPPNVFKQYKEIYGPFSEMSQALMNGRSPLSPAERELILAYAAGVSGNGFVFTGHSEVAYAWGYERGLLDRLVEDVDSAPVEEKLKPLLHFVRKLMLSPTEMAQADADAVFAAGWDEAALHSAIAVAGRAAFMHRLVAGCGFEPLDPEVAARHAKKRVEKGYVNLYSAFRKTEG; translated from the coding sequence ATGCCCTTCCTGAAATCCCTGCCCGAGAATGCCGGGCCGCCGAATGTCTTCAAGCAATACAAGGAGATCTATGGCCCGTTTTCCGAGATGAGCCAGGCGCTGATGAACGGCCGCTCGCCGCTGAGCCCCGCGGAGCGTGAGCTGATCCTGGCCTATGCGGCGGGGGTGTCGGGCAACGGCTTTGTCTTCACCGGCCATTCCGAGGTGGCCTATGCCTGGGGTTACGAGCGCGGGCTGCTCGACCGGCTGGTCGAGGATGTGGACAGCGCCCCGGTGGAGGAGAAGCTGAAGCCGCTGCTGCATTTCGTGCGCAAGCTGATGCTGTCTCCGACGGAGATGGCGCAGGCCGATGCGGATGCGGTCTTTGCCGCCGGCTGGGACGAGGCGGCGCTGCACAGCGCCATCGCCGTGGCCGGGCGGGCGGCCTTCATGCACCGGCTGGTGGCGGGCTGCGGGTTTGAGCCGCTCGATCCCGAGGTGGCGGCGCGCCACGCGAAGAAGCGGGTCGAGAAGGGCTATGTGAATCTCTACAGCGCGTTTCGGAAGACGGAGGGGTAG
- the murB gene encoding UDP-N-acetylmuramate dehydrogenase, which produces MTLTDQFDLSARNTLGLPSHARHGGMLPDAGAMIEALAFARDKGLPFHLLGGGSNCVLAPQIEAVVGVSGMTGRWIDTSAPDAVRVTACAGESWPGLVEWSVAQGVSGLENLAGIPGTVGAAPIQNIGAYGVELSDIFESLIAFDTETSAFRRFDKAACRFAYRHSRFKEIPGRYIVTEVTLALPRPWRPVLRYAGLDALPAGSDARTIMQAVLALRGTKLPDWRETGNAGSFFHNPIVPEAEAARYAEVPGHAVEGGRKLSAGWLLEASGLKGYRCGDAGFSEQHALVLVNHGRATFDDVTRLAATAVERVRERFGVTLVQEPVTLG; this is translated from the coding sequence GTGACACTCACAGACCAATTCGACCTCTCTGCACGCAACACGCTGGGGCTGCCGTCGCATGCGCGCCATGGCGGCATGCTGCCCGATGCCGGCGCCATGATCGAAGCGCTGGCCTTTGCCCGCGACAAGGGGCTGCCCTTCCACCTGCTGGGCGGGGGCAGCAATTGCGTGCTCGCGCCGCAGATCGAGGCGGTGGTGGGGGTCTCCGGCATGACCGGGCGGTGGATCGACACCAGCGCGCCGGATGCGGTCCGGGTCACGGCCTGCGCCGGCGAGAGCTGGCCCGGGCTGGTCGAGTGGAGCGTCGCGCAAGGCGTCAGCGGGCTGGAGAATCTCGCGGGTATCCCGGGCACGGTGGGCGCCGCGCCGATCCAGAATATCGGCGCCTACGGGGTGGAGCTTTCCGATATCTTCGAGTCGCTCATCGCCTTCGATACCGAGACCAGCGCGTTCCGGCGTTTCGACAAGGCGGCCTGCCGCTTTGCCTATCGTCACAGCCGTTTCAAGGAGATTCCGGGGCGCTATATCGTCACCGAGGTGACGCTCGCCCTGCCCCGTCCCTGGCGCCCGGTGCTGCGCTATGCGGGGCTCGACGCGCTGCCCGCGGGCAGCGACGCGCGCACCATCATGCAGGCGGTTCTGGCGCTGCGCGGCACCAAGCTGCCGGACTGGCGCGAGACCGGCAATGCCGGGTCGTTCTTTCACAATCCCATCGTGCCGGAGGCAGAGGCCGCACGTTATGCCGAGGTGCCGGGGCATGCTGTCGAGGGCGGCCGCAAGCTCTCGGCGGGCTGGCTGCTGGAGGCCAGCGGGCTCAAGGGCTATCGCTGCGGCGATGCCGGGTTTTCCGAGCAACACGCGCTGGTGCTGGTGAACCATGGCCGCGCGACCTTCGACGATGTGACCCGGCTCGCCGCAACGGCGGTGGAGCGGGTACGCGAGCGCTTCGGCGTGACGCTGGTACAGGAGCCGGTGACGCTCGGCTGA
- a CDS encoding group III truncated hemoglobin, with protein sequence MIRRVVRRFYAMAREDEVIGPIFRKYVPDARWETHLEDIETFWCASLLSSRRYDGRPMPRHLAITELDDSHFMRWLALFRHTVTELCPPLTAALFIDRSERIANSFRINIAMHRGEDLVFQPPLKRETYP encoded by the coding sequence ATGATCCGCCGCGTCGTCCGGCGCTTCTATGCCATGGCACGCGAGGACGAGGTGATCGGGCCGATCTTTCGCAAATACGTGCCGGATGCGCGCTGGGAAACCCATCTGGAGGATATCGAGACCTTCTGGTGCGCCTCGCTGCTCAGCAGCCGCCGCTACGACGGCCGTCCGATGCCCCGGCATCTGGCCATCACCGAGCTCGACGATTCCCATTTCATGCGCTGGCTGGCGCTGTTCCGCCACACGGTCACCGAGCTTTGCCCGCCGCTGACAGCGGCGCTGTTCATCGACCGCTCCGAGCGCATCGCCAATTCCTTCCGCATCAATATTGCCATGCATCGCGGCGAAGACCTGGTCTTTCAGCCGCCCCTGAAACGCGAAACCTATCCGTGA
- a CDS encoding helix-turn-helix transcriptional regulator, giving the protein MSSDELEKHAWTPRAPSERILMALKMHGALTSAQMGRRLEITGEAARQQLVKLAEDGLVRDERRSAGRGRPSTYWHLTEKGQARFPDSHAALTVELLRSIREVLGEEALDRIISAREAGTQALYRAALADGGSLRDRVTRLAKLRSEEGYMATAEEAGDGSMMLIENHCPICAAATICQGFCRSEKAVFESVLGEGTTVERVEHIVKGGRRCTYRITEARP; this is encoded by the coding sequence ATGTCAAGCGACGAGTTGGAAAAACATGCCTGGACCCCGCGCGCCCCGTCCGAGCGCATCCTCATGGCGCTCAAGATGCACGGGGCGCTGACCTCGGCGCAGATGGGCCGGCGGCTGGAGATCACCGGCGAGGCCGCGCGCCAGCAGCTTGTGAAGCTGGCCGAGGACGGGCTGGTGCGCGACGAGCGCCGCTCTGCCGGGCGGGGCCGGCCCTCGACCTACTGGCACCTGACCGAAAAGGGCCAGGCGCGGTTTCCCGACAGCCACGCGGCGCTGACGGTCGAGCTGTTGCGCTCGATTCGCGAGGTGCTGGGCGAAGAGGCTCTGGACCGGATCATCAGCGCCCGCGAGGCCGGCACCCAGGCGCTCTATCGCGCGGCGCTGGCCGATGGCGGCAGCCTGCGCGACCGGGTGACTAGGCTGGCAAAACTGCGCTCCGAAGAGGGCTATATGGCCACCGCCGAAGAGGCCGGCGACGGCAGCATGATGCTGATCGAGAATCACTGCCCGATCTGCGCCGCCGCGACCATCTGCCAGGGCTTCTGCCGCTCGGAAAAAGCGGTGTTCGAAAGCGTTCTGGGCGAGGGCACCACGGTCGAGCGGGTCGAACATATCGTCAAGGGCGGGCGGCGCTGCACCTACCGGATCACCGAGGCGCGCCCATGA
- a CDS encoding superoxide dismutase, with translation MAFELPALTYSHSALAERGMSQETLELHHDKHHQAYVTALNNFVEANGDLQGKSLEEIIGMTYGDEARAGIFNQAGQHWNHIHFWNALSPNGGGIPGSLEAKLVEAFGSVDQFKDAFKAAAVGQFGSGWAWLIQKSDGSLGVTKTPNGVNPLATGEGTALLGLDVWEHSYYVDFRNRRPDYVTNFLDKLANYEFAESNLA, from the coding sequence ATGGCTTTTGAACTGCCCGCACTGACCTATTCCCACTCCGCTCTGGCCGAACGCGGCATGAGCCAGGAAACGCTCGAGCTGCACCATGACAAGCACCACCAGGCCTATGTCACCGCGCTGAACAATTTCGTCGAGGCCAATGGCGACCTGCAAGGCAAGTCGCTCGAAGAGATCATCGGCATGACCTATGGCGACGAGGCCCGCGCCGGGATCTTCAACCAGGCCGGCCAGCACTGGAACCACATCCATTTCTGGAACGCGCTGTCGCCGAACGGTGGCGGTATCCCCGGCTCGCTGGAGGCCAAGCTTGTCGAGGCCTTCGGTTCGGTCGATCAGTTCAAGGACGCGTTCAAGGCGGCCGCCGTGGGCCAGTTCGGCTCGGGCTGGGCCTGGCTCATCCAGAAATCCGACGGCTCGCTCGGCGTGACCAAGACCCCGAACGGCGTGAACCCGCTGGCCACCGGTGAAGGCACCGCGCTGCTGGGTCTCGATGTCTGGGAACACAGCTACTACGTCGACTTCCGCAACCGTCGCCCGGATTACGTGACCAACTTCCTCGACAAGCTCGCGAATTACGAATTCGCCGAATCCAACCTCGCCTGA
- the fdxA gene encoding ferredoxin FdxA, translating into MTYVVTENCIACKYMDCVEVCPVDCFYEGENTLVIHPDECIDCGVCEPECPAEAISPDTDPDMDRWVEFNRKYSEIWPVILERGEPPENADAMDGVPDKLKTMFSPNPGNGS; encoded by the coding sequence ATGACTTACGTCGTCACCGAGAACTGCATCGCCTGCAAATACATGGACTGCGTCGAGGTCTGCCCCGTGGATTGCTTCTACGAGGGCGAGAACACGCTGGTCATCCACCCCGACGAGTGCATCGATTGCGGCGTCTGCGAGCCGGAATGCCCCGCCGAGGCGATCAGCCCGGATACCGATCCGGACATGGATCGCTGGGTCGAGTTCAACCGGAAATATTCCGAGATCTGGCCCGTCATCCTCGAACGCGGCGAGCCGCCGGAGAATGCCGACGCGATGGATGGCGTGCCCGACAAGCTCAAGACGATGTTCTCGCCCAATCCGGGAAACGGCTCATGA
- a CDS encoding flavin reductase family protein, producing MTSTISTISASVDLRLDRDFRSDIERRDFRDAMASLAANACVVTARGGKERLGRTVTAAMSLSVEPPAILVSIDAASPLAALIRREQGFSFAMLSETQQAVADAFAGKLPPEERFDAGSWGAWQSGQPRLDEAVAIMDCAVIGEIGLAGHILFAGGVRDIALDYSRSPLVWHHRRYNSVYPL from the coding sequence ATGACCTCGACCATCTCGACCATTTCCGCATCGGTGGATCTGCGCCTCGACCGCGATTTCCGCAGCGATATCGAACGGCGCGATTTCCGCGACGCCATGGCCTCGCTCGCGGCGAATGCCTGCGTGGTGACCGCGCGCGGCGGCAAGGAGCGGCTCGGCCGCACGGTGACCGCCGCGATGTCGCTCAGCGTCGAGCCGCCGGCAATCCTCGTCTCCATCGACGCGGCCTCGCCGCTGGCGGCGCTGATCCGGCGCGAGCAGGGCTTTTCCTTTGCCATGCTGTCCGAGACGCAGCAGGCGGTGGCCGATGCCTTTGCCGGCAAGCTGCCGCCCGAGGAGCGTTTTGACGCGGGCAGCTGGGGCGCCTGGCAGTCCGGGCAGCCCCGGCTCGACGAGGCCGTGGCGATCATGGACTGCGCGGTGATCGGCGAGATCGGCCTCGCGGGGCATATCCTCTTTGCCGGGGGTGTGCGCGACATCGCGCTCGATTACAGCCGCAGCCCGCTGGTCTGGCATCACCGCCGCTACAATTCGGTCTATCCGCTGTGA
- a CDS encoding ferredoxin--NADP reductase, which translates to MTASPTRSSFFPEGALAERVLSVRHHDDRLFSIRTTRQRGFRFHSGQSAAVGLPNAGGPAIRACAIASPAWQRELEFYVARRPGEGLSDPLQQLRPGDTLMLRPKPAGTLVRDALLPGSRLWLIATGTGIAPFASLARDPETYQKFDEVILTQSCAQPTGLSFGMALARGIETDPLIRRFAGGRFRHYATTTRGASPRMGRITDHLRDGRLFAAVGLAGFDPEQDRVMVCGAPGLIRDMRAILREAGLRAGTRRDPGDYITEPAIAG; encoded by the coding sequence ATGACCGCCAGCCCGACCCGGAGCAGCTTTTTCCCTGAGGGCGCGCTGGCCGAGCGCGTGCTTTCCGTCCGGCATCACGACGACCGGCTGTTCTCGATCCGCACCACGCGGCAACGCGGGTTCCGGTTCCATTCGGGCCAGAGCGCGGCGGTGGGCCTGCCGAATGCCGGCGGGCCGGCCATCCGCGCCTGCGCCATCGCCAGCCCGGCCTGGCAGCGCGAGCTGGAATTCTATGTTGCGCGGAGACCGGGCGAGGGGCTCTCGGACCCGCTGCAACAGCTCCGCCCGGGCGATACGCTGATGCTGCGCCCGAAACCTGCCGGCACGCTGGTGCGCGACGCGCTGCTGCCGGGAAGCCGGCTCTGGCTGATCGCGACCGGCACCGGGATCGCGCCTTTCGCGAGCCTCGCCCGCGACCCGGAGACTTATCAGAAATTCGATGAGGTGATCCTCACCCAGAGCTGCGCGCAGCCCACCGGGCTGAGCTTTGGCATGGCGCTGGCGCGGGGGATCGAGACCGATCCGTTGATCCGCCGCTTCGCCGGCGGTCGGTTCCGGCACTATGCCACCACGACGCGCGGGGCATCGCCGCGCATGGGCCGGATCACCGATCATCTGCGAGACGGACGCCTTTTCGCGGCCGTCGGGCTCGCCGGCTTCGATCCGGAGCAAGACCGGGTGATGGTCTGCGGCGCGCCGGGGCTGATCCGCGACATGCGGGCGATCCTGCGAGAGGCCGGGCTGCGCGCGGGCACGCGCCGCGATCCCGGTGATTACATCACCGAACCCGCCATCGCCGGCTGA
- a CDS encoding DoxX family protein: MKKPTYGENLFAWLLAGFFVVGGTLNIFASPDIVADYQRWGYPPRFHYLTGALEWLAAVLIAAPMTRYVGSLLAGGIMISAAATVVLNGEHDHAIAPLIVLALVAVNAWVTRRRAQTKGFSPKG, encoded by the coding sequence ATGAAAAAACCGACATATGGGGAAAATCTGTTTGCATGGCTGCTGGCCGGCTTCTTTGTCGTGGGAGGCACGCTGAACATCTTTGCCTCGCCCGATATCGTCGCGGATTATCAGCGCTGGGGCTATCCCCCGCGCTTTCACTATCTCACCGGCGCGCTGGAATGGCTCGCGGCGGTGCTGATCGCGGCGCCGATGACGCGCTATGTGGGCAGCCTGCTCGCTGGCGGCATCATGATCAGCGCGGCGGCGACGGTGGTGCTGAACGGCGAACACGACCACGCCATCGCCCCGCTGATCGTGCTGGCGCTGGTCGCGGTGAATGCCTGGGTCACCCGCCGCCGCGCGCAGACAAAGGGCTTTTCACCCAAGGGATGA
- a CDS encoding cyclophilin-like fold protein produces MTRIQIVIDDTVLPATLDDSTAGRDFADMLPLDLTLSDYHSTEKIADLPRKLDTSGAPASYKPETGDITLYAPWGNLAIFYKPFQSSRGLVRLGEIDGPLDALLKDGSYPARIELAE; encoded by the coding sequence ATGACCCGCATTCAGATCGTCATCGACGACACCGTCCTGCCCGCGACGCTCGACGACAGCACCGCCGGGCGCGATTTCGCCGATATGCTGCCGCTCGACCTGACGCTGAGCGACTATCACAGCACCGAAAAGATCGCCGATCTGCCGCGCAAGCTCGACACCAGCGGCGCGCCGGCGAGCTACAAGCCCGAGACCGGCGACATCACGCTTTACGCGCCCTGGGGCAATCTCGCGATCTTCTACAAGCCGTTCCAGTCCTCGCGCGGGCTGGTGCGGCTCGGCGAGATCGACGGGCCGCTCGACGCGCTGCTGAAGGATGGCAGCTACCCCGCCCGGATCGAACTGGCGGAGTAG